A region from the Clostridium beijerinckii genome encodes:
- a CDS encoding cell wall-binding repeat 2 family protein produces MNRYLGSCPLTLNTTRICGTDSVDTSIEVSRIGFTNMKPNAVILINENEVFDGIAATSLVHHPINAPILFTDGDSLSKETLNEIQRLSPKGYKGVHVILVGNISKNVSSELNHYGFRTHHIKGRNHYETACMIPSMREELKNILIISGEDYSEGIVAGYWSAHHGDPILFVQKNNIPYCTGEVIKKMNDINIYIIGSTKTVSETVERSLSKMDNVNNLNRIDGETPYDISVNFAKYKDSKTEFGWDRNYKEGHAFTFGNLNYPMKIIAGVLFAHMGKHTPSLLIRKDRIPAAIEGYIKSVKPLPKDMPMPPFMHGFILGHIEDISYDTQIMIEDILSIDHEMMEKNTMENSDDMHMIHHSNHMMEMHHALHHDEDVIHEKMTHNCNKKINKDDTLERLNYNYRTVSIDEILG; encoded by the coding sequence ATGAATCGATATTTAGGAAGTTGCCCACTTACATTAAACACTACAAGGATTTGTGGTACTGATTCAGTAGATACATCTATAGAAGTATCTAGAATTGGGTTTACAAATATGAAACCTAATGCCGTTATTCTAATAAATGAAAATGAGGTCTTTGATGGAATAGCAGCAACATCTTTAGTTCATCATCCAATTAATGCACCTATTTTATTTACTGATGGTGATAGTTTAAGCAAAGAAACATTAAATGAAATTCAAAGGTTATCACCTAAAGGGTACAAAGGTGTACATGTAATTTTAGTTGGTAATATTTCAAAAAATGTATCTTCAGAACTTAACCATTATGGGTTTAGAACACATCATATAAAGGGTCGTAATCATTATGAAACTGCATGTATGATACCTAGTATGAGAGAAGAACTTAAAAATATTCTTATAATTTCTGGTGAAGACTATTCTGAGGGAATTGTGGCTGGATATTGGTCTGCACATCATGGAGATCCTATTTTGTTTGTACAAAAGAATAACATACCATATTGCACAGGAGAAGTTATTAAAAAAATGAATGATATTAATATTTATATAATAGGATCAACTAAAACAGTATCAGAGACTGTTGAAAGATCTTTATCTAAAATGGATAATGTTAATAACTTGAATAGAATTGATGGTGAAACTCCTTATGATATATCAGTTAATTTTGCTAAGTATAAAGATTCTAAAACTGAATTTGGTTGGGATAGAAATTATAAAGAAGGTCATGCATTCACATTTGGAAATTTAAATTATCCAATGAAAATTATAGCAGGAGTATTATTTGCTCATATGGGTAAACATACGCCTTCTCTTTTAATTAGAAAAGACAGAATACCAGCAGCTATAGAAGGATATATTAAGTCTGTTAAACCGCTACCTAAAGATATGCCTATGCCTCCATTTATGCATGGATTCATCCTTGGACATATTGAAGATATTAGTTATGATACACAGATTATGATTGAAGATATTCTTTCTATTGACCATGAGATGATGGAGAAGAATACTATGGAGAATTCGGATGATATGCATATGATTCATCATTCAAATCACATGATGGAAATGCATCATGCGCTGCATCACGATGAAGATGTAATTCATGAAAAAATGACTCATAATTGTAACAAAAAAATTAATAAAGATGATACGCTTGAACGTTTAAATTATAATTATAGAACAGTTAGCATAGATGAAATACTAGGCTAA
- a CDS encoding heavy metal transport/detoxification protein, with protein sequence MKKKILIEGMSCEHCVAHVKEALEGLDGVTSVEVNLQGKYATAETNVSNEVLKDAIEEEGYDVVNIEE encoded by the coding sequence ATGAAAAAGAAAATATTAATTGAAGGAATGAGTTGTGAACATTGTGTAGCTCATGTAAAGGAAGCATTAGAAGGTTTAGACGGAGTAACATCAGTAGAAGTTAACTTGCAAGGAAAATATGCAACTGCTGAAACTAATGTTAGTAATGAAGTATTAAAAGATGCAATAGAAGAAGAAGGTTACGATGTAGTAAATATAGAAGAATAA